GTTACCCTTCTTGATGTGTTCGCAGCACTGCACGATCGTCGTACCGGTACGGACCATGTCGTCGAACACGATCACGTCCTTGCCTTCGATTTCTTCGATGCTGATATCGGAGAGTTCCGGGTTGAAGGTCATGCTGATTTCACGCTCGCCAGTACGGACCTTGTCCATAACGACGCGCTTGCATTCCGGGAGCTGGAGAGCATCGAACACGGCGTTCATGAACGGGCGTGCGCCCTTGTCCGGGGAGACGATCACGAGGTTGTTGCCGTCCTTACCGGTCTGAACAAAGTTGCTGTTCTTGATGTAGTGGGCGTAAACGTCCGTCGGGATCAAGTTGTGGAAGTTGCCCTCGAAAATTTCGTTGAAGAGGTTCTGCACCTTGATGCTGTGGTTGTGGCAGGTGACAACGGCATCGACACCAGCAGTCTTCAAAAGCTGGGCGTAAAGGAGGCTCGTGAATGCCTGGCCGTCGAACTTCTTGAGGTCAATGTCCGGGCGATCCTTTTCGAGTTCACCGATGCGGTGCGGGCCACGGTCCTGGGCGCTGTAGAAGAGGTCCGGTTCAACCAAGACGACCTGTTCTGCACCGTTATCCTTGGCAGCACGAGCGAGGATGCAGTTACGCATGGCGTAGTCGTTACGGCTACGTTCATGGTTAGAAACAGAGCAAATCAAGACAATCTTGCCTTCCAGGCGCTTGCCGATATGTTCCAAGTCGTCCATATCCAGCATGTAGCGGGGGCAGAATTCGGAGTTGGCGAAAGTCTTCAGGGAGACCACGTCGGAGATATCTTCACGGAGGCCGATGTACTGAGCCATGTCGATGGCAAACGGATCATCGGTAAAGTTGCCGGTCACGATAAAACGATCTGACATTTTCCTAGCCTTGATTTAAGGGTTGCTTTTTGTGTTATTGCCAAATATAGTTAGAATCTATCCACGTTTCAAGTTTCAGGGAAAGAAAATTGCCAAATGCAAAAAAGCCCCGGCTTAACGCCGAGGCTCTTCTAGATACTTTGTTCTAAAAAGACGGTCGCAGTCGCGACATTCGCCTTACTTAGCGTTGCGCTACTTCGTAGCGCAGTCCTAAGCGGCTCAGTCATAGAAACAAGCAAGCTTGTTTCTGCGACGTTCGCCTTACTTAGCCTTCTTAGCGCAGGCCTTCTTGCAAGCAGCCTTCTTGGCCGGGGCCTTAGCAGCCTTGCAGTTCTTGCGCGGGTCGCCAGCGTAGACAGCAGCAAAACACACGAGTGCAAAGCCCCGATATACGATTGCACTGGCGTTAGTATCCGGGGCTTTGCCGACCATTCCGAGCAGGTTATTAACTAACCTGCCCTACATAGTCGCAGCAAGGCTGCTGTCTATACAAAGAAGCCGTCCCGATGGGGACGGCTTCTCTTAGCAAATCTAAAAGCTTAGATTAGTTGCGCTACTTCGTAGCGCAGTCCTAAGCGGCTCGGTCATGCCGGCAAGCAAGCTTGCCGTCGCGACTCTCGCCTGATTAGGCCTTCTTGCAGCCCTTCTTGCAAGCGGCCTTCTTAGCCGGAGCCTTGGCACCCTTGCGCGGGTCGCCAGCGTAGACAGCAGCCTTGCCGAGTTCTTCTTCGATGCGGAGGAGGCGGTTGTACTTGCAGACGCGGTCCGTACGAGAGAGGGAACCAGTCTTGATCTGGCCAGCGGCAGTACCGACGGCGAGGTCAGCAATGAAGGTGTCTTCGGTTTCGCCAGAACGGTGAGAAACGATCGGAGCATAGCCTTCAACCTGGGCGCGCTTGATAGCAGCGAGGGTTTCAGAAACAGAACCGACCTGGTTCACCTTGATGAGGATAGCGTTAGCGATGCCAGCCTTGATGCCTTCGTCGAAGATGGTCGGGTTCGTAACGAACAGGTCGTCACCAACGAGGTTGATCTTGCCACCGAGCTTGTCGGTAAGAACCTTCCAACCTGCCCAGTCAGCTTCATCGAGACCGTCTTCAATGGAGAAGATGGAGTACTTGTCGATAAGCTTTTCATAGAGCTTGACCATGTCAGCAGACTTGACAGTCTTCTTGGTGCTCTTCTTGAACGTGTAGGTAACAGCCTTGGAGCCTTCCTTTTCAGTTTCCTTGTCGCAGAATTCGGAAGAAGCAACGTCAAGAGCGATCTTGATGTCCTTGCCGAAAACGTAACCAGCGTTTTCAGTAGCGGTCTTCAAAGCAGCGAGAGCCTTTTCGAGGGTCATCACGTCCTTGATTTCGTAACCGAACTTGTTCTTAGCCGGCTTGATAGCAACGCCAGGAGCAAAGCCACCTTCGTCACCAACCGTCGTATCGAAACCACCCTTCTTGAGGACAGCCTTAAGAGCGTGGAAGATTTCGGTCACCATCTGGAGACCCTTGGAGAAAGTCTTAGCGCCAACCGGAGCGATCATGAATTCCTGGAAGTCGATCGGAGCGGAAGAGTGAGCACCACCGTTGATCACGTTGCACATCGGGCACGGGAGGGTGAGCTTTTCAGTGCCATGGAGCTTAGCAATGTACTGGTAAAGCGGAAGGCCAGCATCCTTAGCAGCAGCAACGCAAACAGCCATGGAAACGCCGAGGATAGCGTTTGCACCGAGCGTGTTCTTGAGCATGCGGTTGCCGTCGAGTTCGATCATAGCGTCATCAACTTCAGTCTGCTTGGACGGATCCATGCCAACGATCTTCTTAGCGATCTTGGTGTTGACGTTCTTCACGGCAGTGAGAGTGCCCTTGCCGAGATAGGTCTTCTTGTCGCCGTCGCGGAGTTCGCAAGCTTCGCGTTCACCGGTGGAAGCACCACTCGGAACAGCTGCGTGACCAACGATACCGTTGTCAAGAGTGACATCGACTTCGAGAGACGGATTGCCACGGGAATCCAAAATCTGACGAGCCCAAACTTTAGCGATTTTAGCCATTTTATTAACCTTCTGTTAAAGTGAAAATTTTGATGCGAAAAATATAGAAAAGTAGGAAGTAGGCAGTAGACAGTAGGAAGAAAAAATGTGAAGATTTAGTTATTAGCGATTAGTCATTGGTCATTAGTTGTTAGTCATCAGTTAACGCTTCTTCGTCATCCTGACTCTGGATCCTGTAAGGAGACAGAGGAAGGATCCAGTAAAGTTTTAGTGATTAGTGGTTAGTAGGAAGAGGACGGTAGTTACTAGTTATGAGTTACTAGATATTGCAATTTGTCATCTTGAGTCCCGGAACGGAGTCGAAGGATCCTGTGAAATTACTTTCTTGCGAATCGCAGTCCCACCCAAATTGTATGAAGGTTGAACATGCTGTATTCCTTTTCAAATTCAACAGGATTTTCAAACGCCGCGGTCAAAGCAACACCCATATTCCATTTTTCGTTAACAGACCAAGTATGTCCCACATCAAAAGTGAGGCTGTAATTTGGGGCAGATGTTATCTCAATAGCACCATGATTCCTGTCTGCAACACCAGTCTTTTCCTCTTCTACCTGCGTCTCAATAATAGAAAAACCGAATGATGCGCCGGCATGGAAACCCGTCAAGGGCGATTCTTTTTTTGCAAAGGGAAATACCGTAAATCCGGCCCCAAAGAACAATCGCGTTGAAAAGGAATGAAGCTCACTATAGCGAAGATAGTCTTCATACTCCACTCTATGATTGTGGAACGCATAACCTTCATGGTCGCCATTGTATTCCACGGGTTTACTCATTACATAACAATCAAATACATGGAAACCTTCGGTGTACGCTCCCTGAATAACACCAAATACAGCCAGTTTTTCCCAGCCATACCCCACTTTCAAATCCAGCACTGGGCCATAGCCCACGTATTCCACCCTATCCCGCGGAGCATAATCCCCGCTAGGTCCCGTATCCTTGCAACCCTCAATGTCGAGGCATTCTCCAACATGGTCATCGGCCTGTTGCAACCTGCGAGGGCGTTCCTGTTCCACGTAATCCGCCTTGGCGATGCCCAAAGAACCTTCCAAATAAAGTCCTTTGGCCGAAGCTCCAGCGGCAAGAATAGAAATCATCAAAACACAGCTCTCAAAAATCTTTTTCATAAAAATGTCCTTACGAAAACCAGCCATCCTCAATCTTTACCAATTTCCATTTTCCATTTTTCTTAGACAAATAGTAATACCTTCCTCGATCCCCATCTCCGACATTTAGTTTTACTAAATCGTGACTTTTGTTAAATACGGCATTAGATATAATCGGAGGCGATTCAAGTAAGAAACCACCCCAAAAAAGCGGTACAACAATAATCTTTGGAATCCAGAAGGATTGAATTTTCCGCAGTAATGGCCTATCCCGATGTTCCCAATCAACTTTTGCATTCATAAAGTCATTCATTAGCGTTTTATATTCCTTGCTCAAAACAAGAACCTTGTGGCCCATCGGTGTTTTGTCCATGCAGGCAACTTTCGCTTCTTTCCTTCCATCCCGACGTGCATGGAACATATCAATCTTATCCATTTCATTCGTATCAGAAGCAGACGTGTCAAAATACATCACGTTCATCTTCTGAACAAAGTAAATACTATCATATATGCTATAAGCCTTTTTCAAGCCAGACACAGCTTCTTCAAGCGGAATATCCATAATCAACGCATTTAGCAAATCTGAATCTCCATTCAAAATTTTCAGTTTACCATAAGAATCCGTATTGTTCAGAAATGATTCACGTTGGGCATCATCAAGCGATTCCCAATAAAAAAATTTTGTTTGGAACGTCATTACAACTTTATAGATTTCTCGCAAATCTGCCGCCAGGGAATCATCCGCCGGAACCGTTCCGCAAAGAGAATCCGAAGTCAATTCCCATCTTGCAAAAAAATGGTTCCTGTAATCGTTCATGGAATCGCGCAGCAACGTATCACCCGTTGCCTGGAACCGCTCATAGAATTTAAACGCACGCGTAAGGACTGTATCTAACGGCAGTCCCTTCAACGCCTCAAAGCGTTTTGCTTTTCGCACATCATCTTCATTGGACTGCGAACACCCGCAAAGGAACAACAGCGATACCGAAAATAGAAGTACAATAAATTTCCTTATTCTTTTCACGAACAAATCCTTTACTTTAAATATAATCTCGCCTGCACCATATAAGAACAAAAATATTTTACTTCTCTACAACATGCCCCGAGAGTTCACGGAAATCGCCTTTTTTATACAAGGTAACTCCGGGCGAAACCAAGTGAAACACGGACTGTTCTGCAAGCGTTTCCACGTTGAACTCAAAGGAATCCAGACGATTGCGGTAGCTGTCCGTAGAATTGTCGAACGAAACCATGTAAGGCGGGCGCGGAATCTTGCCCTGGTTCGCAAGCGAAATCAGCTCGACACCGACCCTGTCGTTAGAAACAACCCACGCATCCACAGGCGGGATTTTTTTCACGAGCGACATTAAAATTTGTCTATAACGGGCATGCGCACGCGGTTCCTGCATAAAGTCATAAGGGCTCGCATGCGAGGCGTCAGTCGCCTCGAACACCTCAAGCCCCACATTCTTGAGACCTTTCAAGCGGTCCCTCGACCACATACTCATGTGGTAAGGCGAAACAAAGGCAATCCGCGTCAAGCCTTTTTTCTTCAAAAAACGCCCGACAATACGCCCCGGAAATTCACCAAAAGCGAGATTAAAAAACGCAAACCGCTTTTCTTTTTTCAGCGCACGCGGGATGTCGTACAGCGGATGTTCCCACCACACAGCCACAGGAAAACGCGTTGTCGCAAGTTTTGCAAATAGTTTATTGATATCGAATACGAGCATCGTCGAGACAACGGCTCCAAAGCAACCTCGGCATTCTCCCAGCTTGATGCGGTTGCCGTTCGCATCCAAAAATGTGCCCTCTTCTTCGTAATAGCCAAGCGCCTTGACGTTTAAGTTATTACGGTGCGCTTCCACATACACTTTTCGCATAAACGAAAGTTCGCGTTCGCCAAGACAATTAAAATCCCCGTTAGGGTTGCAGCGCATAATCAGGAGAATTTCTTTTGTCTTAGAAACCGCCAACCGGGCATCGACAAAATAATAACGCCCTTGCCCCCTGCGTTCCAAAATTCCCTTTGCATGCAATGATTCCAGTGTACGCCGCATGGTCCCCAACGTCGTCGCATAAGACTGACACATGTCCTTGATTGATGGAAGCGGGCGATTAACCGAAATCTTTCCCGACTTCCAGTCCTCCAGCAGCAATCGCTCTACGCGTTCCGTTTCGAGTTCATGCGCAGACACCTCGATTTTTGGCTTTGCCCCCCAAAAGTAGCCGTTGCCGTGTTCTGCATAAATCTTCCCCTGAGAGGCAAGCTTCTTGTATGCACGGAAAACGGTGAACGTCGACGCCCCCGAAGACGCCGCCACCTCGCGCACGGAAGGGAGCCGGTCCCCATCCTTATAGCCAACAGATTCAATCCACTTGCAAAAATCTTCGATTGTCATAAAAACTCACCCGCCTCTTTTATAACACTAGATACACTATAATACGAACATACAAAAATTTCAGCTACAGGGAACGCCTAGTAACCTAATTTAAGTAAGGAAACAAAATACAATCTTTGAATATCGAGGCTACTATGTTCAAATCACTACTCTTCACATTAGGGATCTTGCCTATGACTGCTTTAGCATTCCAAGTCGGCGCCTGGGTCGGTGGCCCCGGCCAATACCCGCAGCCCACCCAAGAAAACGTGCAAGCATTCCAGGATTTGCAGGGCACGCATGTTGACCTCATCAGCTACTTTGCGCTTTTCGACATGAACGACTGGAACGCGACCGAGGAATTCGCAAATGTTGCGAAAGACAACGGCTCCACGCTTGTGGTGACCTGGATGGCAAACGGCTACAACGCCCAAGACCTGGTGGACGGAAAAGCCGACGAATACATCCGTGACTACGCCAAGGGCGTTAAAGGCTATGGCGAAGAAATCTGGCTCAGGCCGCTCCACGAAGCGAACGGCGACTGGTACGACTGGGGCGTAGGCAAGGCTGGCGCCGGCAACACCGATGCAAACGTCGCCGAAGCATTCCGTCATATCGTAAAAATCTTCAAGGAAGAAGGCGTAACGAACGTCAAATGGGTATGGACCACCAACGCCTCAAACGCAGGAAAGGGTTCGACGCTTACCGGCAACTACCCCGGCGACGAATACGTGGACTACATTTCCATCGACGGTTACAACTGGGGCAAATGCCAAAGCTGGTCTAGCTGGCAGACGTTCTCGCAGGTGTTCAAAAAATCCTACGACGCACTCGCCAAAATCAACAAGCCGCTTTTCATCGCAGAAATTTCGAGTTCCGAACTTGGCGGCAACAAGGCTGAATGGATTACCGACATGTTCGAGCACTTCGCGACCGACTTCTCCCGCGTATTCGCAGTGATGTGGTTCAGCCAGAGCAAGGAAGATAACGAAGGCGACTGGGCGCTCAACACCTCGCAGGCCGCAGTTGATGCATGGAAGGCGGGCATTGCAAAGATGAAAACCATCGACAACACAGCACTCAAGCCGGCCGGAAGGGCAGCCAGCAGTTCCTTTCGCCTGCAAGACGGCAAGCTCTACATGCAAACCGGCAAAGCATTAAAGGCAAGTGTCGTGCAGTTTGACTATCAGGGCCGTGTCCTGTGGCAGAGCCCGGTGCAGCACTTCACCGCGGGCGTACACGCTATCGACGCTCCCAAGGCAAACGTACAAAGCATTTACAAGTTATCCGTGAAGCGCTAAACAAAACTTATTCATAAAACTCCTTGGACAACCCCCATTCTAGCACACCCCAAAGGTAACGCTAGAGTGGGAATTTTTTATCCCCAGCTGAGCCATATCGTCATAAACTTATCGTAGACTTCATAAACACCTTGGCTATTCGTAACAATCTGCTTTTCGAGCAAGGCAGTTAACGCCTTTTGAACACTACTTGCAGAAAGGCTGTATTTCTTTAAGAACTGACGACCTGTAATTTGCGAAACACGCCCTTCTTTTCCGATTGCAATGAGGAGCATTTTTTGCGGGGGCGTCAAAAGGAATAGCATATTCTTGTATATCTCTGAATTTTCCTCAACGATATCCTCTACTGTTTCTTCCAATCGAGCAACATTAAAAGAACAGCCTTTTTCTGTAATGGAATAGGCATAATTCATGATTTTCTGGATGTACCACGTCACACCGCCAAATCGCGCATAAGCCTCATGAATTGAATCTTCATCAATCTTTCGCCCATTCTT
The nucleotide sequence above comes from Fibrobacter sp. UWB16. Encoded proteins:
- a CDS encoding ribose-phosphate pyrophosphokinase; translated protein: MSDRFIVTGNFTDDPFAIDMAQYIGLREDISDVVSLKTFANSEFCPRYMLDMDDLEHIGKRLEGKIVLICSVSNHERSRNDYAMRNCILARAAKDNGAEQVVLVEPDLFYSAQDRGPHRIGELEKDRPDIDLKKFDGQAFTSLLYAQLLKTAGVDAVVTCHNHSIKVQNLFNEIFEGNFHNLIPTDVYAHYIKNSNFVQTGKDGNNLVIVSPDKGARPFMNAVFDALQLPECKRVVMDKVRTGEREISMTFNPELSDISIEEIEGKDVIVFDDMVRTGTTIVQCCEHIKKGNPNRVCFGVTHFHTSAEAREKLNSPAIDEILTTSTLPDIMNRDCQGRLRKKLTVLKLGKWIARHVMQMYGMDDGRFEKDFYKIDMSSKNPRWPPAFF
- the eno gene encoding phosphopyruvate hydratase is translated as MAKIAKVWARQILDSRGNPSLEVDVTLDNGIVGHAAVPSGASTGEREACELRDGDKKTYLGKGTLTAVKNVNTKIAKKIVGMDPSKQTEVDDAMIELDGNRMLKNTLGANAILGVSMAVCVAAAKDAGLPLYQYIAKLHGTEKLTLPCPMCNVINGGAHSSAPIDFQEFMIAPVGAKTFSKGLQMVTEIFHALKAVLKKGGFDTTVGDEGGFAPGVAIKPAKNKFGYEIKDVMTLEKALAALKTATENAGYVFGKDIKIALDVASSEFCDKETEKEGSKAVTYTFKKSTKKTVKSADMVKLYEKLIDKYSIFSIEDGLDEADWAGWKVLTDKLGGKINLVGDDLFVTNPTIFDEGIKAGIANAILIKVNQVGSVSETLAAIKRAQVEGYAPIVSHRSGETEDTFIADLAVGTAAGQIKTGSLSRTDRVCKYNRLLRIEEELGKAAVYAGDPRKGAKAPAKKAACKKGCKKA
- a CDS encoding GntR family transcriptional regulator, giving the protein MTIEDFCKWIESVGYKDGDRLPSVREVAASSGASTFTVFRAYKKLASQGKIYAEHGNGYFWGAKPKIEVSAHELETERVERLLLEDWKSGKISVNRPLPSIKDMCQSYATTLGTMRRTLESLHAKGILERRGQGRYYFVDARLAVSKTKEILLIMRCNPNGDFNCLGERELSFMRKVYVEAHRNNLNVKALGYYEEEGTFLDANGNRIKLGECRGCFGAVVSTMLVFDINKLFAKLATTRFPVAVWWEHPLYDIPRALKKEKRFAFFNLAFGEFPGRIVGRFLKKKGLTRIAFVSPYHMSMWSRDRLKGLKNVGLEVFEATDASHASPYDFMQEPRAHARYRQILMSLVKKIPPVDAWVVSNDRVGVELISLANQGKIPRPPYMVSFDNSTDSYRNRLDSFEFNVETLAEQSVFHLVSPGVTLYKKGDFRELSGHVVEK
- a CDS encoding glycoside hydrolase family 26 protein yields the protein MTALAFQVGAWVGGPGQYPQPTQENVQAFQDLQGTHVDLISYFALFDMNDWNATEEFANVAKDNGSTLVVTWMANGYNAQDLVDGKADEYIRDYAKGVKGYGEEIWLRPLHEANGDWYDWGVGKAGAGNTDANVAEAFRHIVKIFKEEGVTNVKWVWTTNASNAGKGSTLTGNYPGDEYVDYISIDGYNWGKCQSWSSWQTFSQVFKKSYDALAKINKPLFIAEISSSELGGNKAEWITDMFEHFATDFSRVFAVMWFSQSKEDNEGDWALNTSQAAVDAWKAGIAKMKTIDNTALKPAGRAASSSFRLQDGKLYMQTGKALKASVVQFDYQGRVLWQSPVQHFTAGVHAIDAPKANVQSIYKLSVKR